The DNA region agaaagaacattGCATAATGCTAACGTCAGTAGTCGGTTCAAACAGAAGCAGCAACAGATGCATGGGCAGTTTGGGTGAGCGTTTCTATGACGATCAGAAAGGTCTAAAATCCAGTGACTGTACATTTACAAAGAAGCTTTTCATACCTTCATGTTAACCTGAAACATCTACATGTGCAAATTAGTCTTTTTCGTCAGGAATGAAAACAGGTTTACAATGTTAAAAGGACTGTTTTGGTCACAGAAGCTGCATTAATATCTACAGATCCCTACGTGTCCCTCTGTGAAACGAGACGAGAGCTTTGTTTCTCCACCGCTCGCTTATGCTGATGTGCAAACTACCATAGTCACGACCACCAAAATATAACACAATGCAACAGCAGCTGTCATATTTGTAgtgagtggggggagggggctATGACATACTGCGACCAAATGGTGACTCAGTGGTGCTGTGATGTGGCAGTGGCCCTCTACATGACTGCATTCTAATGTTGCCTATACACAAAGCacatgttaacacacacacacacacacacacacacacacacacacacacacacacacacacacacgacaggaaGATAGTCTTAAATCAAGTATACAAATTCAGTTCAATAAAACAACTAGTTGTTATCAGAGTGCATTAAGTCACGGGTGTAATGTTACCATTTACATATTCAAACTTATAAACACTGGTAGACAGCACCTATGCTCAAACCCTCAGTATTATCTCACTTTGTTCTGCAATGCAGCATTATGGATCCCTCCGCGGTTACAGGCAGTAGTGCTGTGATCACCTATGTGTGGGTTAAACTAAAAGAGGGCTAAGTTAGGGCTAGGTAGGGATGCCCGTAACAACAATGGCATCCGTAACATCACATCTGCAACCCACTAGTCCTCTCGAAATCCGAAGCATTAGTTGTGTGCATCTTTAAAAAGAAAGTCCAGAGAGATTTCTCCAgacatataaaaatacaaaaagaaagtggggattttttttgtgtgcttAAAACATCATACGCATAATATGCAACTCAGGAGTCTGagatctttgtctttttttgcaaGATGTCGGACCTTTTGGCAATTTCATTAATAAAGTAGGCTACACTACTTCAGAACCAAATTCACATATTGCTGGCTCCAACCAATGACCAGAAGTCAGTGCAAAATCAACTGCAAGTTAACCAATAGGAAGCAACAGAACAAGCATGTGGCGTGAATGATGGGGCTTCTTTTTTCAGGATGTGTTATGAGCATTAACAAGAACATCCGCCTTCGGTGGTCTGGGGCTCCTGTGGTTTGTCCAACTTGATATCAATCACTAAGGAAAGGTGTTAAGGAAACTGCAAAAACATTTGGCATTGATGAGAATTAAGTTAGCGCTTCCACTTATGAAACGTCATCTGTTCATATGGACTGAGCTTTTGGATGCCGGGCTTGTAGTACTTCTTAGCTACCACTAGGTGATGCTACATCCCAAttttttaatgtcatttaaTTTACCAGAGAAATGCAACACACTTTTCCTAATGCATTTCATACATGCACCATACTTTTTACTGGAAGTGAAGTGATGTTATTCAACTCTACAATGAAGCCTTTCTTCTATTCGCAGCATGGTAATAAACAGTATTTTTGGTGGCTAAGGTTGTTAAATTAATGCAAGAAAGTGCACAATGGCTTGCTAATGTGTTGGTGCTTTGGGTTGGaatcattgtgttgttttattccAAGTCAATCCTCTAAATGTCTTGTCTAATCTTTTCTCCTACACTGTTACTGTGAAGATCCTTTAAATTCAGCAGACATGTCATGACTGCTtacagaggctgcagctcgTTTTATGGTATAATATTTATAGTGTGCAAAAGGGTatggacacagtcagaacatgCTTTTGCTAAATGAAGTGAACCTGAACCAAAGCAGTAACGTTGTGGGCCccaaaactaaatgaatgacctaATGCAGGAGTAGATCAagcatgttttatattttacagcagcaaaTGATGTCAAGACCTCAGCATCTAATATTATACAAACCGTAGattaaaaaacatacagtactatatttTAAAAGGAAGCAGCAGATAAACTTACAGATAATGTAACTCTGGTGAGTGCTTAGCTGTGATGAACAAGTCTGCTGTGATTCATTTGTCAGTCTGACTCTCTCAAATTAACATCCATGATCCCAACACTTGATCTGGGTCAAGCACCCTCTTCGCTCTCTGGGCCTGCAGACCTACAGCAGTGATAACACACAGTGACTAGACAGGAACATGGAACAGGAACTGTCCCACTGTGACATCCACCATAAATATGTCCTCAATTTAAACTGGCAATCTAATGGAAGATGGCTCTATGGGATAAGAGCCGAAGTACTCAATGTTCCCTCATTGAACGTGTCATTTTTAAACTTTTGCATATGCCCTGCAGCCCATATTTCAGGCACACTGATCGGTCGGATCAATATTGTTCACAATGCAATAAGAGAGGAGCTGCTCCATTAGGTGACAGTGTCAACTGaggcacagagctgctgaggagCTGCCATCACCTGCCATCCATCAGCATGCCTCCCCCCAACACTGCTCCCTCCCACATCTATGACGCCTCATTAAGGCAGCGATGAAAATCAAGGACAAGGTAATTTATGAATGAATGTGAGTGATGCCTCTGTGTAAATAGTAAATGGAATACATGCCCCACACAAAGGTCAGTATCTGGTTTATGCTACAGCAGATAAATGCTACAGTGTCAATCAGGACAAACTACTGACACTAATAGGCCTAAAATCAAAGGCAATTTCATAATTCATCCACAGTAGGTCTAGAGAAATCACCCTGCTTTGAGTTTTAGTGCTGAGAAACAGTGGCAACATTAAACACTGTTGAGCCAGTGTGTCTACATGTTGGAAAATATTCATAGACATTAGGAAaaggaaatataaataaaaatcatttaaaGGGAGCATAAGACATATTGTGAGAAGTTGAACATCCTTCTTCATCCTGCTTTGTTGTGCTCAAATGCCTGAAATGAGAACAAACGGCTCCAGAGCGAGTGTTTAGGTGCTGCTCTCTTTAATTCTAAGAGAGTCTGAGTGGGAATTGGGCTTCCTCACTGTAACCCACACTGGCTGCAGTAGCAGATGTTTAGAATGAATCCATGTTCAGAGTATGAGAGGAACCCACGCAGCCCCTCAGCTGCTCATGTCCTTTGACATCACacattaatgtgtgtttttctgtgtcggAGCAGAGCAGATAATAAGCAGACTGTGTCCAAATGAGTGATCAAAGATGGAGTTGTGCCCTGTGAGCGTCGCTGTAATGAAGGCTACTGTACTTTCAACAATAAGAAAACATTTGAATCTAGTTAAGAATCTGTTCAGATTTTTGCTTCCATTTCCTTCACATGGTCGAGGTGTGAAATGCTTAATTGACAAGTAGTAGAGGTGCCAGTGAGGAAagctgtgtgactgacagctggaggTTGAAACGCTCGTCCACGGTAGAAACCAGTAAACCTGCCCAAAAGCCACAGACAAACCAGCAGGCACCCTCTCTCTGGGCGACTCGCTCCCTGCTGCCCTACTTAGTCACCGCACTTGTTAGCAAGAGCGTGTGTAAAAAAGCATTTAATTGGACAGCCAGAGTCAAACAGAAAAGGATACTCCCTTCTTTGCTTGTTTCTTGCATACTCTCCATGCCTGGAAGAGCAGCGGCCACACGCCgaaacagctgcaaacaaaaTGGGGACACAAGAACATACAacattaatactaatactatgTCTACACAGTAAATTATGAGAAAGGCAAAGTAAAACAGTTCAAACCAACTCTCAGCAAAAGTTACTGAGTCTCTGTAGTTCACTAGAAGCTAATGAGACCATGAATGACCTTTATATTACTTTGCAGAGATCTGAATCGTTCCCTTTGAgatgttttttcattttgttaaaaagtaaaattaaatCAACAACGATTCagaatttttaaaaagttgcTAACTCTGAGGGTTGCTGACCTTTGACAAGCACTGCATCTACAAATAGGCATAAAATCACTGCCTAAAAGCTGATACCTGCTGACACATCATGTCAGCAGGTAGCGATGACACAGCAGAACAGTGTGAACAGTGGAGCCGTTGGACGGAGGACTGTGACCTctcttttacagtttttttgcTCTTGGTGTCCACAGGTGTGAAGGAGGGTAAAGAATAGATGACACTGTCTGAGGGGTGAGAAGGAGATGTGTCTAGCAGCATCACCACATACAGCTTACACCTTTGGAGCAATAAACCCAGCTACACTTCTTTGTATTTGAAAGTCTCCCTTAAAAATGAATTGAGGGAGTGGCAGACACTGGAATAAACACTGCACTCGGAACTTTAATTACCAGTTTTTCTAAGACCGGCATTTgaagaacattttaaaaagcctCCTGTGGCATTTTGACAGCTAGTAGCCCATACTATTTATATGTGATGGATATTAGTGCTGCCAGTTTTTTAACGTCACACAAAGCAATGCAGCCAAGGAAGGCAGGGAGGAAGACTGACAGGTAGCAAACAGATCTGGGCTGAGATCTACAGTgtaacacacaggaacacacatacatgcaacTGTTTATAAAAAAATCCATATGACACTAAAACCAACACTAAATAGCATTAATGCAAAGGACTGTGTATCTACATGTTTACTTTGttctattaattaaaaaaagtgtgCAGTGATGTTAACTCAGTGGTCTGGTCTCACCTGTTTGACATTGTAGCCCGTCTTGGCACTGGTCTCTATGAACATGACACTCAGCTCCTTAGCCCTCTGTTCACCTTCCTCGATTGTAATCTGCCTGTGAATAGATCATCGTTACGAATATTAGCAAATTAATTCATTCACATCCAACAAAGGCACGCATACAGTACCAGACCAACAGAGTAACCCACTATTTGTAGCTGTAGTCCTTGTTTTTGTGAGCTAGGGAAAACAAACCATACTTAATTTGCTAATGACTAAATATGAATAATTACACTTTCCTGGCAGAAATTATTAACAACCAATTTGCACAGTATTTTAATAAATTTGGCCGTGATTGCTTGGCTCTCTGTGTGAAACAGAGACTCTGTGAGGTGTCCATTAGTACAACCAGAACAAATGGTGCAGGTCTGCTGATTTTCAAACCTGCATAGTCATCAAGTCCCCCTCTTTTCACCGAACCATTGCTCATTTCAGAAATAGAATTAAAAGAGTTAAGTTATTTGTCTGAGGTCGTATTTTCTTAATACTTAGACCAACTAGTTAGACGAGTGACTGTAGGGAAGTAACAATCaggaacaatgacataaccagTCTCCCCTCTTTTACTCCTGCCTATTAGAAAATACATTTGCAGCCTTTTATTTAACAATTAAACCTCTTTATTAACCGAGAAAAGAGAAACATTTTCTGgataaaggaaaacaaacagctgtggagAGAACAGAGAACCCTGCACTGGAGATgtgctcacatacagtaataatgcCACCTGACCAAGCTGCACCAGCGCTGCTGTGAGTATATTTCTGGATGTACATGTCTGACTCCCCACCTAAACAAAGCCAAGGTTTTATTCATCACAAAAGAGAAATGGATGCACAGCATGCAGCACCTAGCAACAACAATGAACTCGAGCAGACCCTTTGTTGTCCTAGAACCATTACGTTAAGAGAATGAGAAATATGAAGACGACAAGCATAAATTATAGTGCTCAtctttgtttgctttcattAGTAATAGGTCTCATGACCTTTGTGTTTAGCACTCATCAGTAAACCTTTAGCCGCTCAGAGGCAGCAGTTCTGGGCCAAACACATTATGATAAATGTCCCTGTACCAAACACGGTGAAATAAGCAGTCACATATTTCTAGATAAGATTATTTTAAGGATGATGTGGCTCTAGCCCTCCTGGATGCGTAACTAGGCAACTAGTTAACACACTTGACAAAACATTATAAGGTAATAATTAATATGTTACAGCACTGTCCCCCAGTAGACGAAACAGCTTTCGCTCCGTTCATGGAAGTGGTATGTTTAGGAAATTTAGAAAAGGAAAGCATGGTAATGAATCAAATAATACTGCTGCACACATATTTTGCAATGGACCTTAACAGTAGATATAAAGGTGATAAAGGAATGTATGTGTGGGTTACAGTAACTGTTTAAGCTCCACCACACATGAATGAAAAAAGGTGGTCAAGTGTCCACCACATCAGAGTGCACCCATTTACAGGTTtatcgcacgcacgcacgcatgcacgcatgcacgcatgcatgcatgcatgcatgcacacttCTTCTATATAATGCTAACTATGCTCCACTGATTAACTAATGTAAAATTTGATAATTAAAATTGGACAAGGTCAAGACCACACACAGCTACTGCATTTATTactttaaaagcattttatcggtaaggaaaaaaataaactaaaaaacaacaaaaagcaatCAGGCAGACTGACTAATAAGAGGAAGCCAATTAGGAAGAAGCTGAGGTGGTTGTAATGCAGCTTTACTTCCTTATGCCATTAAAACGCAACTAATGGGTTCAATAATCCTTAGCACTCTTTCTAGAGGTCCACAATTTTAATTAACATCAAGCTgattcctgtgtttttgtgtgaattTATTGATTGAATCTAGAGACTTGTCTTCTCTCTTCTGTCATTCCTCAACATGTTAACAGTGTATACCGTAcagtacaaaaaaaataatgatcAGGCCTAAAACTCAGACTTGTAAATTTCCCATAtcattttatcacataaatactaGGTAAGAGGTGTCATTTATTGTTAAGTCTTTCAGTCAAgttagggttatgccattaaGGTTTTGTAGATAATGAGGACCTTCATATTAACTATTTTATCAGTTCATGGTTACGTTATGAAGTAATTACATAAAATACGATAATGCATTCATTGTTTCCCTCGGGGAAATTGTGTTCTCTGTATCTGATCTGTTTACTCACTGTGGGTAGCAAGCATCCACTTTTTGGGCACATTCCAGGTGTgaagtatatagtatatatagtgtAAAGTGTTCCTCAAGTACCTAGTGAGGTCGACTAAGTAAAttatgtcttttattttcttttatcattttatgtagatatttcacataaccataaactgatgaaatagttaacgTTGATGTGAAATTTGCTCATTACCTGTATATCAGGTACTTGAACACAAACATaaggtttatgtgtaaaattgcattaacttaaTGTAATCCTATATTCCTAAAGGTATGTAATTTCACAGCATAAACCTACTCACCAACCTGTTTCATTGGTTTAAGTAAAGGTTATTTGATTTCTTACATATAGTATGTGTTTGAGCATATTtttgttatgtttattttaaaaagcacaatcatttgaaatcctatttttcatgtatataataCTAATATAATTATGATGCTCTCCTGGATATATTTAAACTATGCATTACTGCATGTATGTCAAATGCGTTGATTTGCACTGACAAACTTTTATTGCCCTCATtaggagttaaaaaaaaaaggactttATGTGCATGTACTTCCTCATACTGTATTTGACATATAAATGGCATTTTGATGATAACAAGGTTGACCAAAACCACAAACCTATGAAACTATTATAATTCAGGAAATCAAATACATTGataatgttaaattaaaacattaaaattcaCATTAAAATTAAGCTCTACAATAAGAGTATTTTTTTACATCTAAACCACTAACACACAGTTCTCCCATTATTGTCTGATTGTCTTCAGTTCGTATGGATTTATGCttcattttttatgtattttcatagttttccctcctcagatCCCACTTTCTTTTCACCACAGCTTCACAATTATATACCTGCACATATGAAAAACAAACCCCCTTGAGCATAGGCTGGCCAAATATCAGGAGGAGATCATTGAATAATTTCCCCTAGCAAGCAGTAATTTTCTCATTTCAAAGCAAATAGTGAGACGGGAACTGCTCCAGTTAGACACAGCTGAGCCGCCTACTGTCAATCACAATCACTGTATTAACACTGTATGTAACAATATCGGTTATGGCAAATGTCTTAATGAGAACACTCATTTAACACATTATGTAGCAAACATTCATTTGCTATACTTTACATATCACTGAGATACAATCATTATTAAAGTTTACTGGCTCAAATGTATTAAGACATAGTGATCCCAAGACAATCATTTCTGTCTCATTAATATACAAATTTATTCAGCAAGATGCTGATGCAGGACAGGCTGTGAAGTCAACCTAATACATTTATCATCATTAGCTCTGGAGGTTGAATGTCTCTACAaactgacagacaggcacatTATACTTGTAGTTGCCATGGTGTCGAGACGTTAGAAAGCTAACTAGAAGAGAAGAACACAGAGAGGGTGAGGTTAGGAGAGTCCCTACATACCTTTTATCTGCCAGGTCTGTTTTATTGCCAACGAGCATAATGATGACGtcgcttcctctctctgttctcACATCGTCGATCCATTTTGATGTCTGCTGGAATGAGTTAACGTCTGTTGAAAAGGTGAGTAAAACAAAATAGACTCATAAAGATGCTATTTTTGGGAGGAACTTTTAATAAAAAGCCACACTGAAACTGCTTTAACTAGAGAACTGCTGAGTTAAGAACTTTAAATTATTACTGACCAGAAACAGAAAACGTGACAATTTGTGTAGCAATTGAAATAGCTGCAGTTTCCTTTCATCATGGTTACTGGGTTATAAGAGAATGTGATACAGGGGAGCGAAATGTGATTAGTCACATCCAATTTAAAATGCGACATCTCATCCAAGGACGTCTTGTCTAGAAAATCCATCCAACATATTGTTGACACAGCTCTGCAAAACCTACAACTTTAAACAGGTAATTGAAACATTCTTGAGGGACACTGACTTGTGATGTCGTAGACCACCACAGCCACGGTGGAGTCCCGTATATAACTGGGGATGAGGCTCCTGAAGCGCTCTTGTCCTGCTGTGTCCCAGAGCTGCAACCGCACCTGAGGTTCAGATAGAGAAAGCTGAAGAGGCTGAGATTATTCTGATAGTCAGAAAGTCTGGAAACCGTAGGTTCCCTCTAAGACACttacacatcaaacacacaggcacaactTCAATTAATGGAGTCTTTGTCCACTAATGCATAACAATGCTGTATAAAGGATTCCCCCTATAGTGTCACAGACCAGATAGATGAGATGCGGTTTATCAGTGACGCTACATGAAGTCTGAATACATGTtggaaagacaaacacagcatgCGCCTCATCTCAAACATCCAACAATGACATTGAACAGCTGTAACTTACTGTTCGATCTTCTAAGTACATGGTTTTCGACAGGAAGTCAATCCCAATTGTGGCCTGGTTAAAGACAGAAGATGTCCACACGTAAGCATTGCTGTGAATAGCTGAGAAAGTGTAATATTGAAATCTAAAATGTACAGAAAGTGAAGATGACACATTGTGGACCCCATCACATTTATTCGTACTAggttaacaaaaaccacacaatcCTGTACAACCTTGTAAAAGGACACTTGGGAAGTTAGTGGTTATTGATTCAGTTTGTGCAGGTACTGTGGGTCAGaactgtgtgtgtcctcttCATGGTGAAATGGGCTGTTTAAAATCCTACAGCCCCTGAATCACATTTGTGGCATGAGTACTGCATCCTCACTTTTAGGAATGTTTACCTTCgacagccgaggctgcagctttCTGCTTGGCTGCCTATTGTGTTTTCATCAGGTGCTCTGGCTCAAATCAAACCCTAAAATCAATGTCTGACTGCAGCTCCGGCCTTCTTAGTTTTACTGAGGTTTTAATGTTAGCTCTGCAAACAAGGACTTTAAAAGCTCACTAACTGAAAATGACCTGATGTCAAAATAAGAATATACAGCGCTTTCAAAACACTATTGCATTCTTATGGAAATTAATAATGACACTAACCATTCTATTGGTATTTTGCTATTGAAGCTTTTCAATATTGTATGAGAAACTATGCATATTTGTAGCAGTAAAACACAGGTTTGGTTTAAAGGAGAACTCTTCATATGTTACAAACATAAGTGGTATGCGAGTGCACATGGAAGGGGGCATGGGTGTTATGCAGGAGTCCCCAGGTGTCTGTTAACAGCATGTGTGAACCCAGCTTGCAAACTCCACTGACCAGCTGGAGTCCAAGCACAGCTGACCGGGCTCACGGCCTAACAACACATCACCTGCCTTCAGTCGACAGGATGCAGCTTCTATTGTGATTTAACATCATCTGTACTGATATACATTTTGAAACAATTGTACCCACGAGTGATTGAGCCGGTGGGCGtagctgttgtgtttgtctatCTTAGGCGCCAGCAGGGTGCCCACTGCCCACTTTGACAGAACTGCGCATCAGAAACTTGATCACGCACCCGTTTCCTTGGCGATGCCAGCTAGCACAGTCGACCAACTCAGAGGCCCTGGCACGAGCACAGGACATCAATTATACTCAGTCAGAACCAGCACTGCAATCGAACAAtaaacccatccatccatcttcttaaccgcttactccctagtgcggggtcacgggtggtgctggagcctatcccagctggctacgggcgagaggcagggtacaccctggacaggtcgccagtccatcgcagggcaacacatagacagacaaccattcactcacacactcacacctacgggcaatggagagaagccaatcaacctaatgcacgtctttggactgtgggaggaagccggagaacccggagagaacccacgcagacacggggagaacgtgcaaactccacacagaaaggcgccagggccgcctccgggaatcgaacccagaaccttcttgctgtgaggcgacagtgctacccaccgcaccaccgtgccgcccgaaCAATAAACCCttaaataaaatgagaaaatactTGAtacaaaattatatatatttattctgGTAGAAATGTTGAGTACATAAGATTAGATCTTTAATTATaaagaatttaaaaacaaactgcttatTTGGATTTTTAGTACTGACATAACAGCTTGAATAATGCTAAACATGAGGCGCAGTGGGCTCTTTCTGGTCCTGGTTTAAATATAGAAGCCCACACAGACAGCTATACATGAACGGATTAGATCACcacaaattattaatatttccttTCAATTTTTAACTAGCACACATCTTTGCAAGACAGTGAAAGACTCTCTAGGGCAAAGATAAGCTTTTAATAGATCTGAGGGATTTCACTGACATTTTGGTATTTTTGGACATTTCGTTCTTTAATTAAGCTAAAAAGATAGAGATTTTACATGTGAAATCATCACGAAATAGGCTTTGAACTGCCAGAATACAGAGTAATACAATGAATTACATCAAATTTAGATCAAAGAATCAAATTTAGACAAAGCACAGTAACGCTACTGGGATATATGTACATCCTATGAACACAAATGGTTTTGACTATAACTCTTTCAAACAAGTCAAGAGCCCGGTTACTTTTCATTGCAGTGGAGGAGCCTGCTGGTTCACTATTTAGTGTCACAGTCATATTTTCTACTTGATTAAATTTACCTGGCTAGATGCACTGTTAACTTTTCTTTATGAAACTGGTGTTAAAGTCACTATTTAGAAGGCGCCTTGTCCTTCACAGGGTTGGCAGAGCATCCAGCCGGTGCCACCAGTGCATCTAGAACTTTAGTTGCACAGTAGGCCACCTCTGGCTGGGCAGAAGATAAACGCACAGGCAAAGCCTGGAGATCAGCCACTCCTGCAGCAAACAGCCCCGCATGATAAAACTGACACTACTGACAGAAGGGGTCTAGGGCCATAGGTGTAATGGCAACCACTGGTGACCACTATGGGTCCAGCCTCCACTCTCTCACAATTTGTGTCCTCCTGGAGAGAGCGTCTGCCCCTAGGTTCAGGCAACCTTGAATGTGAGTGACAGGAAAATAAGCCTTGCACCACAGGAGCAGGGAATGACAGTCAACCGAGAACGAGAGGGTGTTCGTTTATGACACCACTGTTATGTTGTCTGTTCCAATCAGAGTACGTGGTAGGGCCAAAACCCCTGCAAGTAACTCAAGCTAGTTGGTGTGACCCTGCTGAAAAATCCTGGGGAACAGTCCAGGTTCTGCCCAGCACAGAAGAGCCAGGACCAAGCTCCTAATGAGGTGTCGTAATACACACAAGTGATGAGAATAAACTTGGTCCTCTCTCATATCATAACTGCTCTAGAAAAAAACTGTAATTATACAGTAGATGGACTGTAAATATCTAAAGGtgccaggacacacacagaagggATCAAACATACTATATATTTTCCCCAGTGAGTCAACTGAACTGATTTAGAAATTTATAATATAGCAAAAGGTGACGTGTGTAGTATTAGTATTCACAAAAACCTGGTATTTTTGGTTGATATGGCAGATGTATTAGTTGATTATTGATCCACCAGACAAAGTAATATTAGCACATTCtttttggttgttgtttttggttttcttACAGTGCACAACCGAGGCCAGATGTATGCTGCAAACTAGATCCTGATGTAGACTAAGTCCCAGAACATTTGTGTTCTGATGAAACAGAAATACCACATTGGGTTTTTTCACTTTTGCACATCAGTAATTCAGTTACGAAGCTCAGGATTCAActtgaaatgtatttaaaagtTGTTCTCTATTGTGGCTTTTCAGCTTTAATGATTTCCTCCATCTCGTCTCATCGGGACTTCCAAGGTCTTCCGTCTGGTGGGGACGCTGATAAACCAACAGACCTTGAGTCACAGTGAACACAGTGGCATCTGCTGTCTTTGCATCTGCAGGGGTTTGTGACGACAACTATTACTCACTTTAATGTAGCAAAGAAAGAACTCTTTGAAAGAAACGCTTTGAGTAATATTTGAGGGACATAACAATTAAACAATTGAAGTCTTAAACAGATTTAAACATAAACAATTAGCAAATAACCTTAAACTACAACACTAGAATGTGCTGTACAGCATTGGCTGTGTTCCGTATAAGAGACATCAAATTCTTCCTGCATGTTGTCATCCATCATGTCCattactttgaaaaaaaaaaggtaatgtCACACTGCATTGTATAGTGAACATGGGCCATAGAACACTCACTGGATGTGCACTACAGCACAATATTAAT from Betta splendens chromosome 4, fBetSpl5.4, whole genome shotgun sequence includes:
- the rab6ba gene encoding RAB6B, member RAS oncogene family a isoform X2; amino-acid sequence: MSVVSDFGNPLRKFKLVFLGEQSVGKTSLITRFMYDSFDNTYQATIGIDFLSKTMYLEDRTVRLQLWDTAGQERFRSLIPSYIRDSTVAVVVYDITNVNSFQQTSKWIDDVRTERGSDVIIMLVGNKTDLADKRQITIEEGEQRAKELSVMFIETSAKTGYNVKQLFRRVAAALPGMESMQETSKEGMIDIKLDKPQEPQTTEGGCSC
- the rab6ba gene encoding RAB6B, member RAS oncogene family a isoform X1; its protein translation is MSVVSDFGNPLRKFKLVFLGEQSVGKTSLITRFMYDSFDNTYQATIGIDFLSKTMYLEDRTLSLSEPQVRLQLWDTAGQERFRSLIPSYIRDSTVAVVVYDITNVNSFQQTSKWIDDVRTERGSDVIIMLVGNKTDLADKRQITIEEGEQRAKELSVMFIETSAKTGYNVKQLFRRVAAALPGMESMQETSKEGMIDIKLDKPQEPQTTEGGCSC